A window of Pseudomonadota bacterium genomic DNA:
CCACGAGTACCTGACGCCGCGGGAGCTGCTCGAGTTCTATGGCAGCCTCGTCGGGCTCGGCGGCGCAAAGCTCGAGCGGCAGAGCGAAGCGCTCATCGAGCAGGTCGGACTCAAGGAGGCGGCGAACCGCCCGCTCCGGAAGTTTTCCAAGGGGATGCTCCAGCGGATCGGGCTCGCGCAGGCGCTGCTCGGCGATCCCGAGCTGCTCGTGCTCGACGAGCCGATGAGCGGGCTCGATCCCATAGGGCGCAAGTTCGTCGCCGATCTCATCGCCGAGCGCAACCGGAGCGGCGTGGCGATCCTGTTCTCGTCGCACATCCTTTCCGACGTCGAGCGGCTGTGCCACCGCGTCGTCATCCTGAACCGCGGCGTCGTGGCCGCCCAGGGCAGCCTCGCCGATCTCGTCGGCAAGGACACCGGCGACGAGACGCTCGAGTCGCTGTTCGTGCGCAAGGCGCTCGAGGGCGGCGGCCCCGAGAGCCCGTAGGAGCGATGGCGGTGCGTTGGATCCCGACGAGAGAGATGATCGCCCAGTCGTGGCAGAAGTACGGCCTCATCGTCGTGGGCAACATCGTGTTCTTCGTCCTCCTCTATTTCATCTCGTACCGGCCGAACAACGACGCGAACCGCGCCGCCGAGCTGCTCATCATGGGACAGGAGCAGGAGACGCAGGGGCGCGCCGAGGCCGCGTCCGTCCTGTACGAGAAGGTGCTCGTGCGGTATCCGAAGACCGAGGCGGCGCGGACGGCCAGGGAGCGGATCCCGGCGGTGCGGAAGTGGGTCGCCTCCCGCGGCGTGCCCGGGAAGCC
This region includes:
- a CDS encoding ABC transporter ATP-binding protein, which translates into the protein MTTAPILEVQDLFKTFRTGFFRRRVDAVRGVSFEVREGEIFGLLGPNGAGKTTTLKVMMGLVAPTSGSIRIFGRPCSEPGARARVGFLPENPYFHEYLTPRELLEFYGSLVGLGGAKLERQSEALIEQVGLKEAANRPLRKFSKGMLQRIGLAQALLGDPELLVLDEPMSGLDPIGRKFVADLIAERNRSGVAILFSSHILSDVERLCHRVVILNRGVVAAQGSLADLVGKDTGDETLESLFVRKALEGGGPESP